The sequence CGGGTAGCGGTATTTTGCGAAATCGAAAAGTTGGCAGCGAATTTACCGCAGGAGATGTGGCAACTAGGATGATTACTATTAGTGACAATACGGCTACTAATATGGTGATCGATCGCTTGGGCGGAATTGAAGCTTTAAATCGACGGTTTCAAGAATGGGGATTAAGTGCAACAAAACTGCAAAATCCTTTACCAGATGTGAAGGGGACGAATACTAGTAGTCCGAAAGAATTGGCAGTTTTGATGGCGCGAGTAATGCGGGGTGAGTTGTTGTCAGCTGCTTCGCGCGATCGCATGATCGAAATTATGCACCAAACCGAAAATGACAACCTCTTACCAAAAGGAATCGGTGAAGGCGCAAAAATCGCTCATAAAACAGGTAACATCGGCTCAATGTTGGCGGATGTAGGAATCGTCAATTTACCCTCTGGTAAACGTTACGTAATTGCTGTTATGGTACAGCGTCCCCGCCGCGATGTCCGCGCCCAAAAAATTATTCAACAAATTTCTAACACTACTTATCAATACTTCAACCAAAGTCCCCAAAATCCACCAACTGATGCTCAAATACCAAATCCTAATCAACCTAGCATTCAACCACAAACACCTGTACCAACTACAGCAACTTGGATAAATGGTGATTAGTACAATTAGGCAGAAAGCAGTTGGAAAAAGTTGACACTCCCCTATATTCATAGGGTGCGTTACGTTATAACGTAACGCACCATTCCACAACTTTTTTCGATATCTAATAAGGGCTTATTGCTATACTGAAATCACCAAACAAGGCACTTGTTGAAACCAATGACAGCTTCTCCCACTCAAATTCTTACCCTGGAAGAATTCCTCAAGCAAGTATATTTAGAAGAATCTCCAGCATGGGAGTACATCAATGGAGTTGCTGTGCAAAAACCTATGCCCAAAATCCGACATTCTATCTTACAAAAACGTCTTTTAAGGGAAGTAGACATTCATAGTGATAACTATACAGCATTGCCGGAATTGCGATGTACTTTTGGCGGACGTTCCATTGTTCCTGACATTGCAGTAGTCGCATGGAATCGAATCCCAGTCAATGAAGCCGGAGAACCAGAGGATAATTTCAATAAAGCACCTGATTGGACAATAGAAATTCTTTCACCTGAGCAGAAAGTAAACCGTGTCATTGATAATATTCTGCACTGTTTGAGACATGGCTGTAAGCTAGGTTGGATGATCGACCCAGATGATTATTCAATTTTAACTTTTATGCCGCAACAGGAACCTGACGTTTATCGAGGGCAAAATCAACTCCCAGTTATCGAAGGAGTTAATTTAACATTATCAGCAGAAGAAGTTTTTACCTGGTTAAAAATTGATAGGCGTTAAAGAAAAAACGATCGCCTACGACACTTTACGCGATCGTATTTTATTCCCAACTTTATCAATTGGTTGAATAGTTGCGCGAGTGCTTCTTCGTTTCCCTGCTGGGCTAATTGCAGAAGCTGAGATTTTTTTAGGTTCTCGTCATTGGTGTTCATTTCCAATTTTTACTCGATTTTAGGGAACAGGAAACGGGGAATAGAAAATAAAACTTGGGTATAGTTTACCTTTAGAGAAAAATTTTGTACTAAATTTTTGTAATCAAATAGATTGAACCAGCAGTCTCTACAAAATTATTTACGTATTCTATGAAACATTTTGGTAACTAAATATGATATTAAACTAGTAGCTTTACTGTCTCAACTTTATTTGAAAAGTTGTAATCTGTTTATTTTAATCCTTATGCTCATAATCATTATGAGAGAGTTATAACTCTCTAAGGTTAACTTATTAGCGACAAAGTTAGGAAAGTTGAAAGGAGTAAAAATTAGACAATGGCGAAAACTACCAAAATAATTGTTAAGGAACGAAGAGATTATAACACATGGGTTGCTACTGAAACTTTAGAAGATTACTCTTTACGTTATGCACCAAAATCATTTCGTAAATGGTCAGAATTTTTAGTAGCGAATACAGCAATTGGCGGAATTTCTTTTCTGGCGTTAGAAGCTATTGGCGGTTCATTAGTAATTAATTATGGCTTTACTAATTCTTGCTGGGCAATTCTTGTTGTTGGGGGAATTATTTTTCTCGCAGGTTTACCAATTACTTATTACGCAGCCAAATACAATATTGATATTGATTTATTAACTAGAGGCGCAGGTTTTGGTTATATAGGCTCAACAATTACTTCTTTGATTTATGCGTCTTTTACTTTTATTTTCTTTGCTTTAGAAGCAGCAATCATGGCTCAAGCATTGAAACTTTATTTTAATTTACCTTTATCAATTGGGTATCTATTTTGTTCTTTAATAATTATACCTTTAGTTTTTTATGGTGTTACCCTAATTAACAAATTACAACTATGGACACAACCGATATGGTTTTTATTAATGATTTCGCCTTATATTTTTGTACTTTATAAAGACCCCAATGCTTTAGATAACTGGCTACATTTTGCAGGAAATTCACCAAGCGGCGCAGCTTTCGATCCATTATTGTTTGGTACAGCAGCTACAGTTTCTTTCTCTTTAATTGCTCAATTAGGAGAACAGGTAGATTATTTAAGATTTTTGCCTAATCTTGATAAAGAAAATCGATTTAAATGGTGGTTTGCGGTAATTTTAGCAGGCCCAGGTTGGATTGTTTTAGGGTCTGCAAAGCAATTAGGCGGTGCTTTTTTAGCTACTTTAGCAATTAAAAATGGAGTTGATTTTTGGACTGCAAAAGAACCAATTCAAATGTATTTAGCCGGGTTTGCAAATATTTTTTCCGATCCTCAATTGGTGTTTTTTGTTGCTACTTTATTTGTAATTGTTTCCCAAATCAAAATTAATGTAACTAATGCTTATGCTGGTTCTTTGGCTTGGTCAAACTTTTTTTCTAGATTAACGCATAACCATCCCGGAAGAGTAGTTTGGTTAATCTTTAATGTAGCGATCGCACTTTTATTAATGGAATTAGGAGTCTTTGAAACTTTAGAAATTGTCTTGGGTTTATATTCTAATATTGCGATCGCTTGGGTGGGTGCTGTAGTTGCCGATCTAATTATTAATAAACCTTTGGGTTTAAGCCCTTCTTATATTGAATTTAAACGCGCTTATCTCTATAATTTTAATCCGGTTGGTTTTGGCTCAATGGCGATCGCTTCTATAATTTCAATCGTCGCCTTTATCGGGGTTTTTGGTAACTATGCTCAAGCTTACGCTCCTTTTATTGCCTTGGGTGTAGCCTTTGTACTTTCACCAATTATCGCCTTAATTACCAAAGGTAAATATTACATTGCTAGGGAAAACTTACATTGCCAAAATAATGATATTCACACTTTAATCACCTGCTGTATCTGCGAACAAGAATATGAACTCGCGGATACGGCATTTTGTCCAGTTTATGATGGGCCGATT is a genomic window of Phormidium ambiguum IAM M-71 containing:
- a CDS encoding Uma2 family endonuclease, coding for MTASPTQILTLEEFLKQVYLEESPAWEYINGVAVQKPMPKIRHSILQKRLLREVDIHSDNYTALPELRCTFGGRSIVPDIAVVAWNRIPVNEAGEPEDNFNKAPDWTIEILSPEQKVNRVIDNILHCLRHGCKLGWMIDPDDYSILTFMPQQEPDVYRGQNQLPVIEGVNLTLSAEEVFTWLKIDRR
- a CDS encoding ATP-binding protein yields the protein MAKTTKIIVKERRDYNTWVATETLEDYSLRYAPKSFRKWSEFLVANTAIGGISFLALEAIGGSLVINYGFTNSCWAILVVGGIIFLAGLPITYYAAKYNIDIDLLTRGAGFGYIGSTITSLIYASFTFIFFALEAAIMAQALKLYFNLPLSIGYLFCSLIIIPLVFYGVTLINKLQLWTQPIWFLLMISPYIFVLYKDPNALDNWLHFAGNSPSGAAFDPLLFGTAATVSFSLIAQLGEQVDYLRFLPNLDKENRFKWWFAVILAGPGWIVLGSAKQLGGAFLATLAIKNGVDFWTAKEPIQMYLAGFANIFSDPQLVFFVATLFVIVSQIKINVTNAYAGSLAWSNFFSRLTHNHPGRVVWLIFNVAIALLLMELGVFETLEIVLGLYSNIAIAWVGAVVADLIINKPLGLSPSYIEFKRAYLYNFNPVGFGSMAIASIISIVAFIGVFGNYAQAYAPFIALGVAFVLSPIIALITKGKYYIARENLHCQNNDIHTLITCCICEQEYELADTAFCPVYDGPICSLCCSLDSHCHDSCKTSENYLKNLTTNIYHHILRDKLSPQIGMRITKFGVIFFLLAGLIGTVFSLVYYQKVLNSLEIPAAVHYPILQIFVVLYAAFLLLTGIATWWIVLSEESRELAEEELDKQNQLLQQEITERQQIEIALQQLTHELEIRVAQRTSELSQALHSLQKAQTQLVQTEKMSSLGQLVAGIAHEINNPINFIHGNLEHASEYVTGLLELVETYQTELSQVPSNIEELAEEIELEFIQEDLPKLLSSMRVGTERIRAIVLSLRNFSRIDETDVKAVDIHEGIDSTLMILGHRLKAKSERPAIDVIKEYGKLPLVECYAGQLNQVFMNILVNAIDALEEENVNRSFAEIKSKPNQITVRTTVLEKEKLVVISILDNGPGISPAVQQKLFDYQFTTKPIGKGTGLGLSICRQIVVEKHGGTLTCNSELGKGTEFTIAIPIHQTTKLITANALI